A genomic stretch from Amycolatopsis sp. 195334CR includes:
- a CDS encoding amino acid ABC transporter ATP-binding protein has translation MPSEDPLLRAVGVRKRFGSAEVLRGIDLSVRKGQVVCLLGPSGAGKSTFLRCVNHLEPIDGGQVWVDGEPIGFRERHGKLYELREREVAKQRRDIGMVFQRFNLFAHRSVLQNVVEGPVRVRGVDPAEARETALALLDRVGLADRAGDYPAQLSGGQQQRVAIARALAMRPKLMLFDEPTSALDPELVGEVLEVMRGLAEDGMTMLVVTHEMAFAKEAADEVVFMADGAVVETGPPDQVLSDPREQRTRQFLARVLP, from the coding sequence ATGCCATCTGAGGACCCGTTGCTGCGCGCGGTCGGCGTGCGCAAGCGGTTCGGCTCGGCCGAGGTGCTGCGCGGGATCGACCTGTCCGTCCGAAAAGGACAGGTGGTCTGCCTGCTCGGCCCGTCCGGCGCGGGCAAGAGCACCTTCCTGCGCTGCGTCAACCACCTGGAGCCGATCGACGGCGGCCAGGTGTGGGTGGACGGCGAGCCGATCGGCTTCCGCGAGCGCCACGGCAAGCTGTACGAACTGCGTGAGCGCGAGGTGGCCAAGCAGCGCCGCGACATCGGCATGGTGTTCCAGCGGTTCAACCTGTTCGCGCACCGCAGCGTGCTGCAGAACGTGGTGGAGGGCCCGGTCCGGGTGCGCGGCGTCGACCCGGCGGAGGCGCGGGAGACCGCGCTCGCGCTGCTGGACCGCGTCGGGCTCGCGGATCGCGCTGGCGACTACCCCGCGCAGCTCTCCGGCGGGCAGCAGCAGCGCGTGGCGATCGCGCGGGCGCTGGCCATGCGCCCCAAGCTGATGCTGTTCGACGAGCCGACCTCCGCACTGGACCCGGAGCTGGTGGGGGAGGTGCTCGAGGTGATGCGCGGGCTGGCCGAGGACGGGATGACCATGCTGGTGGTGACGCACGAAATGGCCTTCGCCAAGGAAGCCGCCGACGAGGTGGTGTTCATGGCCGACGGTGCCGTGGTGGAGACCGGCCCGCCGGACCAGGTGCTCAGCGATCCGCGGGAGCAGCGCACCCGGCAGTTCCTGGCGCGGGTGCTGCCGTGA
- a CDS encoding aminotransferase class V-fold PLP-dependent enzyme, translating into MNRISARYLVQFDETPGYLDFARFGPPSHAVLDTTATLLDRSVKAGQSTVDDLMLQEVRAKAAVARLCGTDTDHVVLVPNTSTGLFQAAFNATGEVLVSAGEFPANTYPWARAEQGGRAKVRWLPPGHVTPEAVAEALTPEITVVSVSAVDYRTGYRADLGALREAVGDRLLVVDGIQGFGVVEAPWEVADVLVAGGQKWLRAGWGTGFAVLSDRARERMDPLLSGWTGARDPGLFDNEIHPAADTAASWSISNLSPVTSGAFAAALELVEEAGVGAIEARIAERVGELEEVIRSCGGEIVSATERRGGILAFTLGDVPSERVGAALKADGITATVRPEHVRLSPHASTHAGAAEALRLTLSRLARPAVAVGGPPSRVAGEVDDVLSALIPAVDGLAAMLGPGNEVVLHDLSRLPDSIVAIAGGLTGRDAGGPMTDLLLGLVRRGTTQDLINYETHGPDGRPIRSSTMFLRDASGTAVGCLCVNSETTGAEDTAAVRRESFPPDVDSLQRFLIERAVEKVAIPVELMKKPHKAAVVRELDEAGFFLIKDSVDFLAAELEVTRYTIYNYLNETRK; encoded by the coding sequence GTGAACCGGATCTCCGCGCGCTACCTGGTGCAGTTCGACGAAACGCCCGGCTACCTGGACTTCGCCCGGTTCGGCCCGCCCTCGCACGCGGTGCTGGACACCACCGCCACCCTGCTGGACCGCTCGGTCAAGGCCGGTCAGTCCACTGTGGACGACCTGATGCTGCAGGAGGTCAGGGCGAAGGCGGCGGTGGCGCGGTTGTGCGGCACCGACACCGACCACGTGGTGCTGGTGCCGAACACCAGCACCGGGTTGTTCCAGGCTGCGTTCAACGCCACCGGCGAGGTGCTGGTGTCCGCGGGCGAGTTCCCGGCGAACACCTACCCGTGGGCCCGTGCGGAACAGGGCGGCCGGGCGAAGGTGCGCTGGTTGCCCCCCGGGCACGTCACGCCGGAGGCGGTCGCCGAGGCGCTGACGCCGGAGATCACCGTGGTCTCGGTGAGCGCGGTCGACTACCGCACCGGCTATCGCGCGGACCTCGGCGCACTGCGGGAGGCGGTCGGCGACCGGCTGCTGGTGGTCGACGGCATCCAGGGCTTCGGCGTGGTCGAAGCGCCGTGGGAGGTGGCCGACGTCCTGGTGGCCGGTGGGCAGAAGTGGCTGCGCGCGGGCTGGGGCACCGGGTTCGCGGTGCTGTCGGACCGGGCGCGCGAGCGCATGGACCCGCTGCTGTCCGGGTGGACCGGGGCCCGGGACCCCGGCCTGTTCGACAACGAGATCCACCCGGCGGCCGACACCGCGGCTTCGTGGTCGATCAGCAACCTGAGCCCGGTCACCTCGGGTGCCTTCGCCGCCGCGCTGGAACTGGTCGAGGAGGCCGGGGTCGGCGCGATCGAGGCGCGGATCGCCGAACGGGTCGGCGAGCTGGAGGAGGTGATCCGGTCGTGCGGCGGGGAAATCGTCTCCGCCACCGAACGCCGTGGCGGCATCCTCGCGTTCACCCTCGGCGACGTGCCGAGCGAACGCGTCGGCGCGGCGCTCAAGGCGGACGGGATCACCGCGACCGTGCGCCCGGAGCACGTCCGCCTCTCCCCGCACGCCTCGACGCACGCCGGTGCCGCCGAAGCGTTGCGGCTGACCCTTTCCCGGCTGGCCCGGCCCGCGGTCGCGGTGGGCGGTCCGCCATCGCGGGTCGCGGGTGAGGTGGACGACGTGCTCTCGGCGCTGATCCCGGCGGTGGACGGGCTCGCCGCGATGCTGGGGCCGGGCAACGAGGTGGTGCTGCACGACCTGTCACGGCTGCCGGATTCGATCGTGGCGATCGCGGGCGGGCTGACCGGCCGGGACGCCGGCGGGCCGATGACCGACCTGCTGCTCGGCCTGGTGCGCCGCGGTACCACGCAGGACCTGATCAACTACGAGACGCACGGCCCGGATGGGCGGCCGATCCGGTCGTCGACGATGTTCCTGCGCGACGCGAGCGGCACCGCGGTCGGCTGCCTGTGCGTGAACAGCGAAACCACCGGCGCCGAGGACACCGCGGCGGTCCGGCGGGAGAGCTTCCCGCCGGACGTCGACAGCCTGCAGCGGTTCCTGATCGAGCGGGCGGTGGAGAAGGTGGCCATCCCGGTCGAGCTGATGAAGAAGCCGCACAAGGCCGCGGTGGTGCGCGAGCTGGACGAGGCGGGGTTCTTCCTGATCAAGGACTCGGTGGACTTCCTGGCCGCCGAGCTGGAGGTGACCAGGTACACGATCTACAACTACCTCAACGAAACCCGCAAATGA
- a CDS encoding helix-turn-helix transcriptional regulator: MTDDDRVFKALADPTRRFLLDLLFARDGRTLTELESELEMSRFGVMKHLKVLEEANLVLTKRSGREKLHFLNAVPIRLIHNRWIDKYTEQQISALAELKADLETNS; the protein is encoded by the coding sequence ATGACCGACGACGACCGGGTGTTCAAGGCACTGGCCGACCCGACGCGCCGGTTCCTGCTCGACCTGCTCTTCGCCCGCGACGGGCGCACGCTCACCGAGCTGGAGTCGGAGCTGGAGATGTCGCGGTTCGGTGTGATGAAGCACCTCAAGGTGCTCGAAGAGGCGAACCTGGTGCTGACCAAGCGGTCCGGCCGGGAGAAACTGCACTTCCTCAACGCGGTGCCGATCCGGCTGATCCACAACCGCTGGATCGACAAGTACACCGAGCAGCAGATCTCCGCACTGGCCGAGCTCAAGGCCGACCTGGAGACCAACTCCTGA
- a CDS encoding potassium channel family protein has translation MPVFLIRLIRRVLGSRVGLPPLAVVLFVFATSWPLMVLAEPAGSDLVHPANFWWWFVVTASTVGYGDFYPESTWGHVVGGYVIIGGIATLTTLFAQLASMIEKRRGRRMHGSGTLEVDGHVVVLGYTPGRTERILDELHSDASLRLVLAAWPEVEANPLPERTVEFVRGDLTAESVLRRACVHRARAVLIDARDDNEALAVAVTVDHLKTGAHVVVALRDLDRAAHFRYVSDALHCVQWHNPHMLTEELQDPGITQVYEELMTHGGNGNTYSLRLPDATAFGDCQTALGRQHNATVLAARTPDSLLVSPSWDTALPAGTVLYFVSRNRISASQLRAALRGQRTGIGSD, from the coding sequence ATGCCCGTGTTCCTGATCCGGCTCATCCGCCGCGTCCTCGGTTCCCGCGTCGGGCTGCCGCCGCTGGCCGTGGTGCTCTTCGTCTTCGCCACCAGCTGGCCGTTGATGGTGCTGGCCGAACCGGCGGGCAGCGACCTGGTGCACCCCGCCAACTTCTGGTGGTGGTTCGTGGTCACCGCGTCGACGGTCGGCTACGGCGACTTCTACCCCGAGTCCACCTGGGGCCACGTGGTCGGCGGGTACGTGATCATCGGCGGGATCGCCACGCTGACCACGCTGTTCGCCCAGCTGGCGTCGATGATCGAGAAACGGAGGGGCCGCCGCATGCACGGATCCGGCACGCTGGAGGTGGACGGCCACGTGGTGGTGCTCGGCTACACGCCCGGCCGCACCGAGCGCATCCTCGACGAACTGCACTCCGACGCCTCGCTCCGGCTGGTGCTCGCGGCGTGGCCGGAGGTGGAGGCGAACCCGCTGCCGGAGCGCACGGTCGAATTCGTCCGCGGCGACCTCACCGCGGAGAGCGTGCTGCGCCGGGCGTGCGTGCACCGGGCTCGGGCCGTGCTCATCGACGCCCGCGACGACAACGAGGCGCTGGCCGTGGCGGTCACGGTCGACCACCTGAAGACCGGCGCGCACGTGGTGGTCGCCCTGCGCGACCTCGACCGGGCGGCGCACTTCCGGTACGTCAGCGATGCGCTCCACTGCGTGCAGTGGCACAACCCGCACATGCTGACCGAGGAACTGCAGGACCCCGGGATCACGCAGGTCTACGAGGAACTGATGACCCACGGCGGCAACGGGAACACGTACTCGCTGCGGCTCCCCGACGCCACCGCGTTCGGCGACTGCCAGACGGCCTTGGGGCGCCAGCACAACGCGACGGTGCTGGCCGCGCGGACCCCGGACAGCCTGCTGGTCAGCCCGTCGTGGGACACCGCGCTGCCGGCGGGAACGGTGCTCTACTTCGTGAGCCGGAACCGGATCAGCGCGAGCCAGTTGCGTGCCGCCTTGCGCGGACAGCGCACCGGGATCGGGAGCGACTAG
- a CDS encoding dihydrofolate reductase family protein: MTGTTITAQPGTPFIEVVREFDAPPALLFRASTDPELVAQWLGPREVEIRVFEHDARPGGRYRYVHVDREGEHYFNGVFHTVVADETIVRTFEYEGWPGNVSLESSTFESLDGGRTRLSMRSVYPTVEARDSMVESGMEHGIRDSMDRLAALVGPARGQVVVDISLSLDGYVTGPDANEQQGLGVGGDDLHLWAMGERANERDKEVLDASYARSGAVIMGRRLFDIIDGPNGWNDEVGYGAERDQSDAPPVVVLTHSVPEKVRLSRRFIFVTDGLESALEQAHAVAGGKDVVIMGGGETCGAFLDAGLVDELVLHVAPVVLGGGTRLFPDGTHLRLDRVGSVSTPAAEHLTYRVRRSS; this comes from the coding sequence ATGACCGGTACCACGATCACCGCCCAGCCCGGCACCCCGTTCATCGAGGTGGTCCGCGAGTTCGACGCGCCGCCGGCGCTGCTCTTCCGCGCCTCGACGGACCCGGAGCTGGTGGCCCAGTGGCTGGGGCCGCGCGAGGTCGAGATCCGCGTGTTCGAACACGACGCGCGGCCCGGCGGGCGCTACCGGTACGTGCACGTCGACCGCGAGGGCGAGCACTACTTCAACGGCGTCTTCCACACCGTCGTGGCGGACGAGACCATCGTCCGCACCTTCGAGTACGAGGGCTGGCCCGGCAACGTCAGCCTGGAGTCGTCCACCTTCGAAAGCCTCGACGGCGGCCGCACCCGGCTGTCCATGCGCAGCGTCTACCCGACCGTCGAAGCCCGCGACAGCATGGTGGAAAGCGGGATGGAGCACGGCATCCGCGACTCGATGGACCGCCTCGCCGCGCTGGTGGGCCCGGCCAGGGGGCAGGTCGTGGTGGACATCTCCCTGTCGCTGGACGGCTACGTCACCGGTCCGGACGCCAACGAGCAGCAGGGCCTCGGCGTCGGCGGCGACGACCTGCACCTGTGGGCGATGGGCGAGCGCGCGAACGAGCGGGACAAGGAGGTGCTCGACGCCTCCTACGCCCGGTCCGGCGCGGTGATCATGGGCAGGCGGCTGTTCGACATCATCGACGGGCCGAACGGCTGGAACGACGAGGTCGGCTACGGCGCCGAACGCGACCAGAGCGACGCGCCGCCGGTGGTCGTGCTCACCCATTCGGTGCCGGAGAAGGTGCGCCTGTCGCGCCGGTTCATCTTCGTCACCGACGGTCTGGAGAGCGCGCTGGAGCAGGCGCACGCGGTCGCGGGCGGCAAGGACGTGGTGATCATGGGCGGCGGCGAGACCTGCGGCGCGTTCCTGGACGCCGGGTTGGTGGACGAGCTGGTGCTGCACGTGGCGCCGGTGGTGCTCGGCGGCGGCACGCGCCTGTTCCCGGACGGCACGCACCTGCGGCTCGACCGGGTCGGCTCGGTTTCCACCCCGGCCGCCGAGCATCTGACCTATCGTGTGCGCAGGAGTTCCTGA
- a CDS encoding DNA polymerase domain-containing protein, translating into MAAEEERDGVPLTNLDQPLFDGSGATKRDLVDYLDAVADRIIPGLRGRPLSVVRVLRGRAPFMQKNVPKNTPEWVKTVALWADSSKREVSYALCDDRPTLLWFANQRAVEYHPLLSLAERRVHPTHLVLDLDPPAGDNFDVVVRAAFLVREALANDGLRGVVKTSGSKGVHIFVPLASDQAIDDVAAATRALAARAERIDPVLATTAFIREDREGKVFLDSTRAGGATVVAAYSPRLREGTTVSFPVSWDDLDRVKPADFTVHTALNLLGDADPWAAQMPEPQSLPADLVEEGHTIPIARVQAMHEGKRRARARRT; encoded by the coding sequence ATGGCTGCGGAGGAAGAGCGCGACGGGGTGCCGCTGACCAACCTGGATCAGCCGCTCTTCGACGGGTCCGGGGCGACCAAACGGGACCTCGTCGACTACCTCGACGCCGTGGCGGACCGGATCATCCCCGGGTTGCGCGGCAGGCCGCTGTCGGTGGTGCGGGTGCTGCGCGGGCGGGCGCCGTTCATGCAGAAGAACGTTCCGAAGAACACGCCGGAGTGGGTGAAGACCGTGGCGCTGTGGGCGGACAGTTCGAAGCGCGAGGTCTCCTACGCCCTGTGCGACGACCGGCCGACGCTGCTGTGGTTCGCCAACCAGCGCGCGGTGGAGTACCACCCGCTGCTCAGCCTCGCCGAGCGGCGCGTCCACCCGACGCACCTGGTGCTGGACCTGGACCCGCCGGCCGGGGACAACTTCGACGTGGTGGTCCGGGCGGCGTTCCTGGTCCGGGAGGCGCTGGCGAACGACGGCCTGCGCGGGGTGGTGAAGACCAGCGGTTCGAAGGGTGTGCACATCTTCGTACCGTTGGCCTCGGACCAGGCCATCGACGACGTCGCCGCCGCGACCCGCGCACTGGCGGCCCGCGCCGAGCGCATCGACCCGGTGCTCGCCACCACGGCCTTCATCCGCGAAGACCGGGAGGGCAAGGTCTTCCTGGACTCCACCCGCGCCGGCGGCGCGACGGTCGTCGCCGCGTACAGCCCGCGCCTGCGGGAGGGCACCACGGTCTCGTTCCCGGTTTCCTGGGACGACCTGGATCGCGTGAAGCCCGCGGATTTCACCGTCCACACCGCACTGAACCTGCTCGGTGATGCCGACCCGTGGGCAGCGCAAATGCCTGAGCCGCAAAGCCTTCCGGCGGATCTGGTGGAGGAGGGCCACACGATTCCGATCGCCCGAGTGCAGGCCATGCACGAGGGAAAGCGAAGGGCCCGCGCCCGCCGCACCTAG
- a CDS encoding NACHT domain-containing NTPase, producing the protein MSVEATLLRIGTSIAKSAGGAWLRTRRSDAERKLSLVELVEARHLGLVPQRRLVRQLEQLAETVAERLQPLVLAEFRRLDDNERTAALNGVAQAIDAADLSDVRVLGAGVSSTAVERLVAPSAATVRRQLGLSEAGEGFFDLVLREVIAYLTEVISTLPSFQGRALSELLERDNEIIDHLREILDRMPERGALSPTDNTAEFELEYLREVSRKLDQVELFGVTTSRPTRRYPLSVAYVGLMTSTGDSDDEDDETVEAALAGSPRTLIRGEAGSGKTTLLRWLAVKCAQGSLESSLSSWNGLVPFFVQLRRYADKDLPTPGELLSTVAWQLKDHMPQRWAWDVLSSGRGLVLVDGVDEVPEQRRGMVQEWLSDLVGAFPKSRYVVTSRPPAIADGWLDGEGFTAAALQPMSRSHIGAFVRHWHDAIRVDSPPGDQSDLTAYQGSLLAAIDGNQALRMLVTNPLLCALVCALNHDRRSQLPRGRMDLYRTALDMLLSRRDTERRIPDETRVVLSPSEKLLLLEDLAHWYTLNQLTNASRERVVNRLTACLRQMPGKDLDAGHVYSHLLLRSGLLREFSAGQVDFVHKTFQEYLAAKRIVDTDSIEMLVNHAHEDSYREVIIMAVGHARQREREQLLSEILAASRKPGLPAKRRKGLQLLTIACLETTTQLSPALHEEIIARLREVIPPAHRGRGSHPRSHGQRSTSPAPDLRSAERGRGRGDRADGRSGGGTACVARARRPCPRRTRAGGTGTGPDVELFQPGALRRQGDGRRPAAGR; encoded by the coding sequence GTGAGCGTCGAGGCGACATTGCTCCGGATCGGCACCTCGATCGCCAAGTCGGCCGGCGGGGCCTGGCTGCGGACCCGGCGGTCGGACGCCGAACGCAAGTTGAGCCTGGTCGAGCTCGTGGAAGCACGCCATCTCGGCCTGGTGCCGCAACGCAGGCTCGTCCGGCAGCTCGAGCAGCTGGCGGAAACGGTGGCCGAGCGCCTTCAGCCACTCGTACTCGCCGAGTTCCGTCGTCTGGACGACAACGAGCGGACCGCCGCGCTGAACGGCGTGGCTCAGGCGATCGACGCGGCGGACCTGTCCGATGTGCGCGTGCTGGGCGCGGGCGTCTCGTCGACCGCGGTCGAACGCCTCGTCGCGCCGTCCGCCGCCACGGTCCGCAGGCAACTGGGGCTGAGCGAAGCCGGCGAGGGCTTCTTCGACCTCGTGCTGCGGGAGGTGATCGCCTACCTGACCGAGGTGATCTCGACCCTGCCCAGCTTCCAGGGCCGGGCGTTGAGCGAACTGCTGGAACGCGACAACGAGATCATCGACCACCTGCGCGAGATCCTCGACCGGATGCCCGAACGCGGGGCGCTGTCTCCCACCGACAACACCGCCGAGTTCGAACTCGAATACCTGCGCGAGGTTTCGCGCAAGCTCGACCAGGTCGAGCTGTTCGGCGTGACCACTTCGCGGCCGACCCGGCGGTATCCGCTGAGCGTGGCGTACGTCGGTCTCATGACTTCGACCGGTGACAGCGACGACGAGGACGACGAAACCGTGGAAGCGGCGCTGGCCGGGAGCCCGCGGACGCTGATCCGCGGTGAGGCGGGGTCGGGCAAGACGACCCTGCTGCGGTGGCTCGCGGTGAAATGCGCCCAGGGCTCACTGGAATCCTCGCTGTCGTCCTGGAACGGTCTCGTTCCGTTCTTCGTGCAGTTGCGCCGGTACGCCGACAAGGACCTGCCCACCCCGGGCGAGTTGCTGTCGACGGTCGCCTGGCAGCTCAAGGACCACATGCCCCAGCGGTGGGCGTGGGACGTGCTGTCCTCGGGCCGGGGACTGGTGCTCGTCGACGGCGTGGACGAGGTGCCGGAGCAGCGACGCGGCATGGTCCAGGAGTGGCTTTCCGACCTCGTCGGCGCGTTCCCCAAGTCGCGGTACGTGGTGACCTCCCGGCCACCGGCGATCGCCGACGGCTGGCTGGACGGCGAGGGCTTCACCGCGGCCGCGCTGCAGCCGATGTCGCGGTCGCACATCGGCGCCTTCGTCCGGCACTGGCACGACGCGATTCGCGTGGACTCCCCGCCAGGCGACCAGTCCGACCTCACCGCCTACCAGGGTTCACTGCTCGCGGCCATCGACGGCAACCAGGCGCTGCGGATGCTGGTCACGAATCCCCTGCTCTGCGCGCTGGTCTGCGCCCTCAACCACGACCGGCGGTCGCAGCTGCCCCGCGGCCGGATGGACCTGTACCGCACCGCGCTCGACATGTTGCTCAGCCGCCGGGACACCGAACGGCGGATCCCCGACGAGACCCGCGTGGTGCTCAGCCCGTCTGAGAAACTGCTTCTGCTGGAAGACCTCGCGCACTGGTACACGCTCAACCAGCTGACCAACGCCTCCCGGGAGCGGGTCGTCAACCGGCTGACGGCCTGCCTGCGCCAGATGCCGGGCAAGGACCTCGACGCGGGGCACGTCTACTCGCACCTGCTCCTGCGCTCGGGGCTGCTCCGCGAATTCAGCGCGGGCCAGGTCGACTTCGTGCACAAGACGTTCCAGGAATACCTGGCCGCCAAGCGGATCGTGGACACCGACTCGATCGAAATGCTGGTGAACCACGCTCACGAGGACTCGTACCGCGAAGTGATCATCATGGCGGTCGGGCACGCGCGGCAGCGTGAGCGGGAACAGCTGCTCAGCGAAATCCTGGCGGCCAGCCGGAAACCCGGGTTGCCCGCCAAGCGCCGCAAGGGGTTGCAGTTGCTGACGATCGCCTGCCTGGAAACCACGACCCAGCTGAGTCCCGCCCTGCACGAGGAGATCATCGCCCGCCTTCGCGAGGTGATCCCCCCCGCGCACCGCGGACGAGGCTCGCACCCTCGCAGCCATGGGCAACGAAGTACTTCCCCTGCTCCGGACCTCCGGTCGGCTGAGCGAGGCAGAGGCCGCGGCGACCGTGCAGACGGCAGGTCTGGTGGCGGGACCGCGTGCGTTGCCCGTGCTCGCCGCCCTTGCCCGCGACGGACGCGGGCCGGTGGAACGGGAACTGGTCCGGATGTGGAGCTATTTCAACCCGGAGCACTACGCCGGCAAGGTGATGGCCGCCGCCCCGCTGCTGGACGGTGA
- a CDS encoding UvrD-helicase domain-containing protein, with protein MAAAQAGAFDSWLTFLHPHQLEIVTRRYHGPARISGPAGTGKTVVVLHRLRHLARRTTGPLLFTTFVKTLPPVIEASFRRLAPEVAERVEFVNLHAWMSRFLSARGHRLNVDSGQITTAFSRAWGPRREALERATPGQEYARTEVDRVIKGRGITSFDEYVGVSRRGRGRLTAGQKELIWQLYLAYQEKLAERGIHDYNDMVGIATAELAERPLAEPYAAVAVDEVQDITLAGLRFLRQLAGDGPDRLLLVGDGQQQVYPGGWRLSDAGIPIQGRGEVLRINYRNRAGVLEFAQRFDANNQVDDLDGANGVALLDVESVNSGGTSLTWRGPRADVGAALRARLDELPVPLGRTAVVVFHHQDLSLCTKPLREAGIPMTQLDKYRGEADDTLKVGTVHRAKGLDFQAVLVVEVTDEAADDEQEQLRNRQRLVAATRARDFLWWAVVTEDSPAEEPAERECVHEMPIEWCATCKKPPLGTLPHGYRTQGGNAYHNDPRCDWLKKGQDRSHRQGKNVHDKVPIAWASVNPGELEPCEFCCTPQWLKRHQRDR; from the coding sequence GTGGCGGCGGCCCAGGCCGGGGCGTTCGACTCCTGGCTGACCTTCCTGCACCCGCACCAGCTGGAGATCGTGACCCGGCGGTACCACGGCCCGGCCCGGATCAGCGGCCCGGCGGGCACCGGGAAGACCGTGGTCGTGCTGCACCGCCTCCGGCACCTGGCCCGGCGCACCACCGGCCCCCTGTTGTTCACCACCTTCGTGAAAACCCTGCCCCCGGTCATCGAAGCGTCCTTCCGGCGCCTGGCACCGGAGGTCGCCGAACGGGTGGAGTTCGTCAACCTGCACGCCTGGATGAGCCGGTTCCTCAGCGCCCGCGGTCATCGGCTCAACGTCGACTCCGGGCAGATCACGACCGCGTTCTCCCGCGCGTGGGGACCGCGCCGCGAGGCACTGGAGCGGGCGACCCCCGGCCAGGAGTACGCCCGGACCGAGGTGGACCGGGTCATCAAGGGCCGCGGCATCACGTCATTCGACGAATACGTGGGTGTTTCGCGGCGGGGCCGCGGGCGCCTCACCGCCGGGCAAAAGGAACTCATCTGGCAGCTTTACCTCGCCTACCAAGAAAAACTGGCCGAACGCGGGATACACGACTACAACGACATGGTCGGCATCGCGACGGCCGAACTGGCTGAGCGCCCCTTGGCCGAACCCTATGCGGCGGTGGCGGTGGACGAGGTCCAGGACATCACCCTGGCCGGGCTGCGGTTCCTGCGACAGCTCGCCGGTGACGGTCCGGACCGGCTGCTGCTCGTCGGCGACGGGCAGCAACAGGTCTACCCGGGCGGCTGGCGGCTTTCCGACGCCGGGATCCCCATTCAGGGCCGCGGTGAAGTCCTGCGGATCAACTACCGCAACCGTGCCGGGGTGCTGGAGTTCGCGCAGCGCTTCGACGCGAACAACCAGGTCGACGATCTCGACGGCGCCAACGGCGTCGCCCTGCTGGACGTCGAATCGGTCAACTCGGGCGGGACCAGCCTGACCTGGCGCGGGCCGAGGGCGGACGTCGGCGCCGCCCTGCGTGCGCGGCTCGATGAGCTTCCCGTGCCGCTGGGCCGGACCGCGGTCGTGGTCTTCCACCACCAGGATCTGTCGCTGTGCACCAAACCGTTGCGCGAAGCCGGAATTCCGATGACCCAGCTCGACAAGTACCGCGGTGAAGCGGACGACACGCTGAAGGTGGGCACGGTCCACCGCGCCAAGGGCTTGGACTTCCAAGCCGTGCTGGTCGTCGAAGTCACGGACGAAGCGGCCGACGACGAGCAGGAACAGTTGCGCAACCGGCAACGCCTCGTCGCGGCGACGCGCGCCCGGGATTTCCTCTGGTGGGCGGTCGTCACCGAGGACTCCCCCGCCGAGGAACCCGCCGAGCGCGAATGCGTGCACGAAATGCCGATCGAGTGGTGTGCGACCTGCAAGAAACCGCCCCTCGGCACGCTCCCCCACGGCTACCGCACGCAAGGCGGCAACGCCTACCACAACGATCCGCGGTGCGACTGGCTGAAGAAGGGGCAGGACCGGTCTCACCGGCAGGGCAAGAACGTGCACGACAAGGTCCCGATCGCCTGGGCTTCGGTGAATCCGGGAGAGCTCGAACCCTGCGAATTCTGCTGCACTCCCCAATGGCTGAAACGGCACCAGCGCGATCGATAG